A region from the Cannabis sativa cultivar Pink pepper isolate KNU-18-1 chromosome 9, ASM2916894v1, whole genome shotgun sequence genome encodes:
- the LOC115722063 gene encoding phosphate transporter PHO1, with amino-acid sequence MVKFSKELEAQLIPEWREAFVNYWHLKKQVKKIKVLKSTQKNININECHDDHNNNSNYYFGRSIFDPIRFVTNKLVSSANNVYNSEHHKTDLIQVKRKCLDGEEDQEIYETELAQLFSQEDEVKTFFEKLDEELNKVNQFYVTKEDEFAERGDILNKQLQILVDLKLILKDRRRKNLSGPAKLGSANPPSSWSSSPRTSDYTESENDNEGIGRMNNSESRIDISETTEAIASLEKNGINFTNLGTRTKTKKGKPKMAMRIDIPVTTPTRTISALTSMLWEDLVNNPKKEGHGEYINRKKIQCAEKMIRGAFVELYRGLGLLKTYSTLNMVAFVKILKKFDKVSNQQASASYLKAVKRSHFISSDKVVRLMDEVESIFIKHFANNDRKKAMKFLRPHHHKDSHMVTFFVGLLTGCFVSLFSVYAILAHISGIFSPTKGTVYMETVYPVFSVFALLSLHLFMYGCNLFMWKKTRINYNFIFEFSPTTALKYRDAFLICTTFMTAVVAAMVLHLILRASGFSPSQVDAIPGLLLMVFIVFLVSPFDIFYRPTRYCFIRVIRNIICSPFYKVLMVDFFMADQLTSQITLLRHMESTACYFLAGSLRKHQFETCHSGRLFSELAYVISFLPYYWRAMQCARRWFDECDSTHLANMGKYVSAMVAAGARITYSRQPHYDPLWFSIVLVTSVVATIYQLYWDFVKDWGLLNPKSRNTWLRDDLILKNKSTYYVSMGLNVVLRVAWVETVMGFRIGAVESRLVDFLLASLEVIRRGHWNFYRIENEHLNNVGKYRAVKTVPLPFRETDSDG; translated from the exons atggTTAAGTTCTCAAAAGAGCTTGAAGCTCAGCTAATACCAGAATGGAGGGAAGCTTTTGTAAATTATTGGCATCTGAAGAAGCAAGTGAAGAAGATTAAGGttctaaaatcaactcaaaagaatattaatattaatgagTGCCATGATGATCATAACAACAATAGTAATTACTATTTTGGTCGATCCATTTTCGACCCCATTCGATTTGTCACCAACAAATTAGTTTCATCAGCTAATAACGTCTATAATTCTGAACACCATAAAACTGACTTGATTCAG GTGAAGCGTAAATGCTTGGATGGTGAAGAGGATCAAGAGATTTATGAAACTGAACTTGCTCAATTATTCTCTCAAGAAGATGAG GTGAAAACATTTTTCGAGAAATTAGATGAAGAGCTTAACAAAGTGAACCAATTTTATGTGACAAAAGAAGATGAGTTTGCGGAGAGAGGAGATATTCTTAACAAACAACTTCAGATTTTGGTTGACCTCAAACTAATTCTCAAAGACCGCCGCCGCAAAAATTTGTCCGGCCCCGCCAAGCTCGGCTCGGCAAATCCTCCCTCCTCTTGGTCATCTTCTCCCCGGACCTCCGATTACACcg AGAGTGAAAATGATAACGAGGGAATTGGAAGAATGAATAATAGTGAAAGTAGAATAGACATATCAGAAACAACAGAAGCCATAGCAAGTCTTGAGAAGAATGGTATAAATTTCACCAACTTAGGAACAAGGACCAAAACCAAGAAAGGAAAGCCAAAAATGGCGATGAGGATAGATATTCCAGTCACAACACCCACTCGAACAATCTCAGCCCTAACTTCAATGCTTTGGGAAGATCTAGTCAACAATCCTAAGAAGGAAGGGCATGGAGAGTACATCAATAGGAAGAAGATTCAGTGTGCTGAGAAGATGATTAGAGGAGCTTTTGTTGAGCTCTATAGAGGCCTTGGTTTGCTCAAGACTTACAG CACCTTGAACATGGTTGCTTTTGTAAAAATCCTCAAGAAATTTGATAAG GTATCGAATCAGCAAGCATCAGCAAGTTATCTTAAAGCAGTGAAGAGATCACACTTCATTAGTTCTGATAAG GTTGTACGACTAATGGACGAAGTGGAGTCCATATTCATAAAGCACTTTGCCAACAATGACAGAAAAAAGGCAATGAAGTTCTTGAGGCCCCATCACCACAAAGATTCTCACATGGTTACTTTTTTTGTTG GGTTGTTAACAGGTTGTTTTGTATCACTATTTAGTGTGTACGCAATTCTGGCACATATATCAGGCATTTTCTCCCCTACCAAAGGAACTGTTTATATGGAAACTGTCTACCCTGTTTTCAG TGTGTTTGCATTGCTGAGTTTGCACCTGTTTATGTATGGATGTAACCTGTTCATGTGGAAGAAGACAAGAATCAATTACAACTTCATATTCGAATTCTCTCCAACCACAGCTCTCAAGTACAGGGATGCTTTTCTCATATGCACAACCTTCATGACTGCAGTTGTGGCAGCTATGGTTCTTCATCTCATCTTGAGAGCCAGTGGATTTTCTCCATCCCAAGTTGATGCCATTCCAGGACTCCTCCTTATG GTTTTCATAGTATTCCTGGTTAGCCCATTTGACATCTTCTACCGCCCAACTCGCTACTGCTTCATTCGAGTGATTCGTAACATAATTTGCTCTCCATTTTACAAG GTTTTGATGGTTGATTTTTTCATGGCTGACCAACTTACTAGCCag ATTACATTGCTAAGACACATGGAGTCAACAGCCTGCTACTTTCTTGCTGGAAGCTTAAGAAAGCATCAATTCGAAACATGCCACTCTGGAAGGCTCTTCAGTGAGCTTGCTTATGTCATCTCATTTCTCCCCTATTACTGGCGTGCCATGCag TGTGCAAGACGATGGTTCGACGAGTGTGATTCCACACATTTGGCTAACATGGGCAAGTATGTCTCTGCAATGGTGGCTGCTGGAGCTAGAATCACTTACTCAAGGCAGCCTCACTATGACCCATTATGGTTTTCAATAGTTTTGGTCACTTCTGTCGTGGCTACAATCTATCAGCTCTACTGGGATTTCGTCAAGGACTGGGGTCTTCTCAACCCCAAATCAAGAAACACTTGGCTTAGAGATGATCTAATTCTCAAGAACAAAAGTACCTACTATGTGTCCATG GGTTTGAATGTTGTTTTAAGAGTAGCATGGGTGGAAACAGTGATGGGGTTCCGAATTGGAGCTGTTGAGTCAAGATTAGTAGATTTTCTTTTGGCTTCATTGGAAGTTATTCGTCGTGGCCATTGGAATTTTTACAG GATTGAGAATGAGCACCTAAACAATGTAGGAAAGTACAGAGCTGTAAAGACTGTTCCCTTACCATTCCGAGAGACTGATTCGGATGGCTGA